A single Sphingobacteriales bacterium DNA region contains:
- a CDS encoding methyltransferase: MIKRLLEKIAKWIAGSTFLWKLSTPLIYLSNHIQANKKNNTPQEVVLNPFLIQHLGKPVVKNGPFQGMAYPSFQSVGSTIFPKIIGSYEAELHTTVETLIGRRFEHVYDVGCAEGYYAIGFALRNPETKIFAYDINDTARTLCRQMSVLNHVEERVCIETAFTQETFKQIPQSKDTLIICDCEGYELDLFTESCLPYLVHATLLIETHDFLNPEISIQLQQLLGKSHTIQLIQSTDDILKAKYYSYRELEGLDIRQRREAVKEMRPAIMEWIVAVPK, translated from the coding sequence ATGATAAAAAGATTGCTCGAAAAAATAGCTAAATGGATTGCCGGCTCTACTTTCTTATGGAAGCTGTCCACGCCGCTCATCTATCTGTCAAATCACATTCAGGCGAATAAAAAAAACAACACTCCGCAGGAAGTGGTGCTGAATCCTTTTTTAATACAGCATTTGGGAAAGCCTGTTGTAAAGAACGGTCCCTTCCAGGGAATGGCATATCCGTCTTTTCAGTCGGTGGGCAGTACGATTTTCCCGAAGATCATCGGAAGCTATGAAGCGGAATTGCATACCACCGTCGAGACATTGATTGGCCGGCGGTTTGAACATGTGTACGATGTCGGTTGTGCCGAAGGATATTATGCCATAGGGTTTGCATTGCGAAATCCGGAAACAAAGATATTCGCGTATGACATCAATGATACCGCCAGAACACTATGCAGACAGATGAGTGTGCTGAATCATGTAGAGGAAAGGGTGTGCATAGAAACGGCGTTTACGCAGGAAACCTTTAAACAGATTCCGCAAAGCAAAGACACCCTGATCATCTGTGATTGTGAGGGTTATGAACTGGATTTATTTACAGAATCCTGCCTGCCTTATCTGGTTCATGCCACCCTGCTGATAGAAACGCACGATTTCCTGAATCCGGAGATTTCCATTCAGCTGCAGCAGTTACTCGGGAAAAGCCATACCATTCAGCTCATTCAAAGTACCGACGATATTCTCAAAGCAAAATATTATTCCTACAGGGAGCTGGAGGGGCTGGATATCAGACAACGGAGAGAGGCAGTAAAAGAAATGCGTCCGGCCATCATGGAATGGATAGTGGCTGTTCCTAAATAA
- a CDS encoding glycosyltransferase family 61 protein produces MKRTVLYPELTITRKPPPNYEEMHPLKDTFIHLTETFPAVCRLEISNAYVSPFGVVYKNGRVVRESVYSMFKPNSFYLSFFKKRLLNKVVKVSGDCLIAHNSYFQNYYHWLLEAVPRLYVMKEEAPNLTLILNADSPGFIKQYVALFGFKDVSYIQEDYLVKAEKVIFPGYTSRGLAMYEPILRDMAKWITEKFEVTVPAEATKNIFITRKNARYRRLLNEAEVIDYLSGKGFEIVTLEDLTVKEQIALFVNARNVIGTQGAGMSNMIYAVHARLLVTIIHEEHPDDAYFNLTNMYGTDCYYFQCPGAGNFSYKNNDDITADMNKLKAVCEKYIFNSEQKES; encoded by the coding sequence TTGAAAAGAACGGTACTATATCCTGAGTTGACGATTACCCGCAAACCGCCTCCCAATTACGAGGAGATGCATCCGCTAAAGGATACATTTATCCATTTGACAGAAACGTTCCCTGCCGTCTGCCGCCTTGAAATCAGCAATGCTTATGTGTCGCCTTTCGGGGTGGTATATAAAAATGGCAGGGTAGTGAGGGAGTCCGTTTATTCCATGTTTAAGCCGAATTCCTTTTACCTGAGTTTTTTCAAAAAACGCCTGCTGAACAAGGTGGTGAAGGTATCCGGCGACTGCCTGATTGCGCACAATTCCTATTTTCAGAATTACTATCACTGGCTGCTGGAGGCGGTGCCAAGGCTTTATGTAATGAAAGAGGAAGCCCCTAACCTCACCCTTATATTAAATGCAGATTCGCCTGGATTTATCAAACAATATGTGGCGCTGTTTGGATTCAAGGATGTTAGTTACATTCAGGAAGATTATCTGGTGAAAGCAGAGAAGGTGATTTTCCCGGGTTATACTTCACGCGGACTGGCCATGTACGAACCCATTTTGCGGGATATGGCAAAATGGATAACCGAAAAATTTGAAGTAACGGTTCCTGCGGAAGCGACGAAGAATATTTTCATCACCCGAAAAAATGCACGATACAGAAGGCTGCTGAATGAAGCGGAGGTGATAGACTATTTATCCGGAAAAGGATTTGAGATTGTCACACTGGAAGACCTGACGGTTAAGGAACAGATAGCACTGTTTGTGAATGCGAGAAATGTTATCGGTACACAGGGAGCAGGCATGTCGAATATGATATATGCCGTTCACGCCAGACTTCTTGTTACCATTATTCATGAAGAACATCCGGACGACGCTTACTTTAATCTGACCAACATGTACGGCACGGATTGTTATTATTTCCAGTGTCCGGGAGCCGGAAACTTCAGCTACAAAAACAACGATGATATTACTGCGGATATGAATAAGCTGAAGGCGGTGTGTGAAAAATATATTTTTAATTCAGAACAGAAAGAATCATGA
- a CDS encoding glycosyltransferase family 2 protein — MKLSVVIPAYNEQDSLPETLNTLYATLQRENIEHEIVVTNDNSADDTLKVLEELAKSIPTLVYYTNSGPNGFGYAVRYGLERYTGDYVAVMMADLSDDPNDLVRFYRKALEGNYDCVFGTRWSNGGRVVDYPVLKRRINRLANFIIKLVFRFKYNDCTNAFKLYRRETMEGLKPFLSPHFNLTLELPLKAIVRGYSYAVVPNSWTNRKYGESKLKIKEMGSRYFFILMYCWIEKQFSRGDFMKKP, encoded by the coding sequence ATGAAACTGAGTGTGGTCATACCGGCGTACAATGAACAGGACAGCCTGCCAGAAACGCTGAACACCTTATATGCTACCCTGCAGCGGGAAAATATCGAACATGAGATTGTGGTGACGAACGACAACTCCGCCGATGATACCCTGAAGGTTCTGGAAGAGTTGGCTAAATCGATTCCTACGCTGGTCTATTATACAAACTCAGGACCAAACGGATTCGGGTATGCCGTGCGGTATGGACTGGAACGGTATACCGGTGATTATGTGGCGGTGATGATGGCCGATTTGTCAGACGACCCGAATGATCTGGTCAGGTTTTACAGAAAAGCCCTCGAAGGAAATTACGACTGTGTGTTTGGAACCAGGTGGAGCAATGGCGGAAGGGTGGTTGATTACCCCGTATTGAAAAGAAGGATTAACCGTCTTGCCAATTTTATTATAAAACTTGTTTTCCGGTTTAAATACAATGACTGTACCAATGCGTTTAAACTCTACCGCCGTGAAACGATGGAAGGGTTAAAACCATTTTTATCCCCGCACTTTAATCTTACGCTGGAGCTGCCGCTCAAAGCCATTGTAAGAGGCTATTCGTATGCGGTGGTGCCCAATTCGTGGACCAACAGAAAATACGGAGAATCAAAACTGAAAATAAAAGAGATGGGCAGCCGTTATTTTTTTATCCTGATGTACTGCTGGATTGAGAAACAATTTTCGCGCGGCGATTTTATGAAAAAGCCTTAA
- a CDS encoding IS30 family transposase — MNIQYYFTHPYSSYECGTVENTNGLIRRYIPKKSSFENLTQERLNEIEVKLNNRPRKKLSFYTPNEIAKAIFTNDKPILNKITFIT; from the coding sequence CTGAATATTCAATACTATTTTACACATCCCTACTCCAGCTATGAATGTGGAACCGTGGAAAATACCAACGGTCTTATTCGCAGATATATTCCTAAAAAATCATCCTTTGAGAACTTAACACAAGAAAGGTTGAACGAAATAGAAGTAAAACTCAACAACAGACCTAGAAAAAAACTCAGTTTTTATACCCCAAATGAAATAGCAAAAGCTATTTTTACTAACGATAAACCTATTTTAAACAAAATTACATTTATTACTTGA
- a CDS encoding ABC transporter ATP-binding protein: protein MSDTVIKVEHLSKQYRLGEIGTGSLSHDLNRWWHRIRGKEDPYLKIGEINDRTQKGDSKYVWALRDINFEIKRGEVWGVVGKNGAGKSTLLKLLSRVTSPTTGEIKIKGQMSSLLEVGTGFHGELTGRENIFLNGAILGMKHKQTASKLDEIIAFSGVEKYIDTPVKRYSSGMYVRLAFAVAAHLDTDILILDEVLAVGDASFQRKCLGKMNEVSANEGKTVLFVSHNLSQVQGLCKKGMLLENGQLKMTGDINKVVSEYTIAGRKNNEIDITKIPRIGPKASYFNITKVSIKNLTNEDEQVFTEEDKIVLEITFISTQAVKDCVIAFTISDLHGSTLMDCRSTQNYPVMNVEADVEYTIAASFNLPLRSGNYQLNLGAASFYGILEYIPSVASIEILPKINENEDALYKPSAGIILFYPKWELLR, encoded by the coding sequence ATGAGTGATACCGTCATTAAAGTTGAACACTTAAGTAAACAATACCGGCTCGGAGAAATCGGAACGGGATCGCTGAGCCACGACCTGAACCGATGGTGGCACCGTATCAGAGGCAAGGAAGATCCCTATCTCAAAATTGGTGAAATTAATGACCGCACCCAAAAAGGGGATTCCAAATATGTGTGGGCGTTGAGAGACATCAACTTTGAAATTAAAAGAGGAGAAGTATGGGGTGTGGTCGGAAAAAATGGCGCGGGAAAATCTACCCTGCTTAAACTATTATCCCGGGTGACTTCTCCAACTACCGGGGAGATAAAGATTAAGGGACAAATGTCTTCGTTGCTGGAAGTCGGGACAGGGTTTCACGGAGAGTTGACCGGACGGGAAAACATCTTCCTGAACGGCGCCATTTTGGGCATGAAACACAAGCAGACCGCTTCCAAACTGGATGAAATCATTGCCTTTTCCGGGGTGGAGAAATATATTGATACGCCGGTGAAACGTTATTCTTCCGGTATGTATGTTCGTCTGGCGTTTGCCGTTGCCGCCCACCTGGATACCGATATCCTGATTTTAGATGAAGTGCTTGCGGTGGGTGATGCCAGCTTTCAGCGCAAGTGCCTGGGAAAAATGAATGAGGTTTCTGCAAATGAAGGCAAGACGGTTTTATTCGTCAGCCATAATTTATCGCAGGTGCAGGGATTGTGCAAGAAAGGAATGCTGCTCGAAAACGGGCAGTTAAAGATGACGGGTGATATCAACAAGGTGGTAAGTGAATATACGATAGCGGGCAGAAAAAACAATGAGATTGACATCACCAAAATTCCGAGAATTGGGCCTAAGGCATCCTACTTTAACATCACGAAAGTGAGCATAAAGAATCTCACGAACGAAGATGAGCAGGTCTTTACGGAAGAGGATAAGATAGTACTGGAGATTACCTTTATCAGCACACAGGCCGTCAAGGATTGTGTGATTGCTTTTACAATCTCTGATCTGCACGGAAGTACGTTAATGGACTGCCGGTCGACACAAAACTATCCGGTCATGAATGTGGAGGCCGATGTGGAGTACACGATAGCTGCTTCCTTTAATCTTCCGCTGCGCTCCGGAAATTATCAGCTAAACCTGGGTGCTGCCAGCTTTTACGGGATTCTGGAATACATACCCAGTGTGGCCAGTATAGAAATATTGCCGAAAATAAATGAAAACGAAGATGCGCTTTACAAGCCGAGTGCAGGCATAATATTGTTTTATCCTAAATGGGAATTGCTCCGATGA
- a CDS encoding NAD-dependent epimerase/dehydratase family protein — protein sequence MAAKNILITGGAGFVGSSMALSLKANYPEYQIYVLDNLKRRGSELNIPRLKSAGIHFIHGDIRNKEDFDGLPKIDCILEASAEPSVLAGIDSTPDYLVNTNLNGTINCLNFATKNKSDFIFLSTSRIYPIERIESIAYEETDTRFEVAAQQTFTGISPKGLAEDFPLEGYRSLYGTTKLASEYFIQEYKQFFGLRTVINRCGVLTGPWQMGKIDQGVVVLWVARHFWKQPLSYIGYGGKGKQVRDMLHTDDLYRLIDWQLHHLDDINGEIFNVGGGREISVSLQELTQLCEEVSGNKIAIQEVPENRTADIRIYLTDNSKVTARTGWKPIISPKQIIQEVYDWIQSNASQLESILK from the coding sequence ATGGCAGCGAAAAATATTCTAATTACAGGCGGCGCGGGTTTTGTGGGTTCATCCATGGCATTATCCCTTAAGGCCAACTATCCGGAGTATCAGATTTATGTATTGGATAATCTGAAACGAAGAGGCTCTGAACTGAATATTCCGAGGCTGAAATCAGCGGGCATCCATTTTATTCACGGTGATATCCGCAATAAGGAAGACTTTGACGGATTGCCGAAGATAGACTGCATTCTGGAAGCCAGCGCAGAGCCTTCCGTGCTGGCCGGTATAGATTCCACACCGGATTATCTGGTGAATACCAATTTAAACGGTACCATTAACTGCCTGAACTTTGCCACCAAAAACAAATCTGATTTCATCTTCCTGTCTACCTCGCGGATTTATCCGATTGAACGCATAGAAAGTATCGCTTATGAGGAAACGGATACGCGGTTTGAAGTAGCGGCACAGCAAACATTTACAGGGATTTCCCCAAAGGGGCTTGCAGAAGATTTCCCATTGGAAGGCTACCGTTCCTTATACGGGACCACCAAGCTGGCTTCCGAATATTTTATCCAGGAGTATAAGCAGTTTTTCGGATTGAGGACCGTCATCAACCGTTGCGGAGTACTGACAGGACCCTGGCAGATGGGCAAAATTGATCAGGGTGTAGTGGTGTTGTGGGTGGCCAGGCATTTCTGGAAACAACCGCTCAGCTACATAGGGTATGGAGGAAAAGGAAAGCAGGTGCGCGATATGCTGCATACCGATGATTTGTACCGCCTGATTGACTGGCAGCTGCATCACCTGGATGACATAAACGGAGAGATTTTCAATGTGGGCGGCGGAAGAGAAATATCCGTGTCCCTGCAGGAACTGACACAGCTGTGTGAAGAAGTAAGCGGGAATAAAATTGCGATACAGGAAGTGCCGGAAAACAGAACCGCCGATATACGAATCTATTTAACCGATAATTCAAAAGTGACCGCAAGAACCGGCTGGAAACCGATTATTTCGCCCAAACAAATTATACAGGAAGTGTACGATTGGATACAATCGAACGCGTCTCAACTGGAGTCCATTTTAAAATAA
- a CDS encoding glycosyltransferase family 2 protein, with protein sequence MPKISIIIPCYFNEQNIPVSSKVLVENEANFPPSTLFEYVMVDDGSKDNTYQELLTFHRQYPSKVKIIKLAGNVGSYNAILAGMKHATGDCCCITSADLQDPVELIPKMFAHWSNGVKLVMANREKREDSFFQRNFSNLFHFLVRKFALSNIPSGGFDFVLFDKKLKDEVIKMNEKNTNTLYLLPWLGYDFVVIPYTRRKRTLGKSRWTLAKK encoded by the coding sequence ATGCCAAAGATCAGTATCATCATCCCTTGTTATTTCAATGAACAGAATATCCCTGTTTCTTCTAAGGTACTCGTGGAAAATGAGGCCAATTTTCCCCCAAGCACCTTGTTTGAATACGTAATGGTAGATGACGGATCAAAAGACAATACCTATCAGGAGCTCCTTACATTTCACCGGCAATACCCTTCAAAAGTGAAGATCATCAAACTAGCAGGAAATGTCGGCTCCTATAATGCGATACTGGCGGGCATGAAACACGCTACCGGCGACTGCTGTTGTATTACATCCGCCGATCTACAGGATCCAGTCGAGTTGATACCGAAAATGTTTGCACATTGGTCTAATGGGGTAAAATTGGTAATGGCCAACCGGGAGAAAAGAGAAGATTCTTTTTTTCAAAGAAACTTTTCGAATCTCTTTCATTTCCTGGTACGAAAATTTGCCCTGAGCAATATCCCCTCCGGAGGTTTTGATTTTGTGCTATTTGACAAAAAACTGAAAGACGAGGTCATTAAAATGAATGAGAAAAACACCAATACCCTCTATTTGCTTCCCTGGCTGGGATATGACTTTGTAGTCATTCCTTACACCAGGAGAAAACGGACATTGGGAAAATCCCGATGGACACTGGCTAAAAAATAA
- a CDS encoding IS30 family transposase, whose product MNRTFKQLTAEQRYQIATLLSKQFSQKQIARYIGKSESCVSREIRRNKMYSGKYDAANAHQYTVFRHQTKQKHTNFTSSVQLQVDHLLQQELSPEQISCRLTLEGKPTVSHETIYQYIWKNKKQGGVLYQYLARKQRGRKNVGIRQQQGQIANKISIELRPEAANNRMRFGDFEQDTIIGANHKGAILTLVDRKTLFTKLVLLESKNAMQLSQQTKTLKKYKPYLHTITSDNGKEFTMHQVIQRS is encoded by the coding sequence ATGAATCGTACATTTAAACAACTCACCGCAGAGCAAAGGTATCAAATCGCAACCTTATTGTCAAAACAATTCAGCCAAAAACAGATTGCGCGCTATATTGGCAAGAGTGAATCCTGTGTTAGCAGAGAAATTCGCAGGAATAAGATGTACTCCGGCAAGTATGACGCTGCAAACGCGCATCAGTATACTGTGTTCAGGCATCAGACTAAGCAGAAGCATACTAATTTCACCTCCTCCGTTCAACTTCAAGTAGACCATCTTTTACAGCAGGAATTATCCCCGGAGCAAATCAGCTGTCGCCTGACACTGGAAGGGAAACCTACGGTCAGCCATGAAACCATTTATCAGTATATCTGGAAGAACAAAAAACAGGGTGGTGTGCTTTATCAATACCTGGCTCGCAAGCAAAGAGGCAGAAAAAACGTGGGAATAAGACAGCAACAGGGGCAGATAGCGAATAAAATCAGTATTGAACTGCGTCCGGAAGCCGCCAACAACAGGATGCGTTTCGGAGACTTTGAACAAGATACCATCATCGGTGCTAATCACAAAGGAGCCATTTTAACCTTGGTGGATAGAAAGACATTATTCACCAAATTAGTGTTGTTGGAAAGCAAAAATGCCATGCAATTGTCCCAACAAACCAAAACCCTGAAAAAATATAAACCTTACCTACACACTATTACATCCGATAATGGCAAAGAGTTTACTATGCATCAAGTAATACAAAGGAGCTGA
- a CDS encoding DegT/DnrJ/EryC1/StrS family aminotransferase has translation MQVPFLSFNEMNQSIKREVMVAFEQFFDSNSYVLGNRLRLFENEYANFNGIAHCVGISNGLEALHIALKTLNIGKGDEVIVPSNTYIATVMAVSYVGATPVFAEPDALTYNIDPLKIEEKITGRTKCIMPVHLYGQSCEMDKIMDIAKRHGLYVVEDNAQSQGAVCMGKMTGSFGNINATSFYPGKNLGALGDAGAITTNDAALAGRAELLRNYGSKEKYYNEEIGLNARLDECQAAILSIKLKYLEEWNKERNRIAGWYMEQLKEVTGIILPEVADNCTSVYHLFVIRTAKRSNLQKYLAENGIGTLIHYPVPPHLQKAYSYLNYKPGSFPIAENMAATCLSLPLYIGLKLDEVTYICDTIKNFCSK, from the coding sequence ATGCAGGTGCCCTTTTTGTCTTTTAATGAAATGAACCAGTCGATCAAACGGGAAGTTATGGTTGCGTTTGAACAATTCTTTGACAGTAATTCTTATGTGCTGGGTAACAGGCTTCGCCTATTTGAAAATGAATATGCGAATTTTAACGGAATTGCACATTGTGTGGGTATTAGTAATGGGTTGGAAGCCCTGCACATAGCCTTGAAGACCTTAAATATTGGGAAGGGTGATGAAGTGATCGTTCCATCCAATACGTATATCGCAACGGTTATGGCTGTTTCGTATGTCGGTGCAACGCCAGTTTTTGCTGAGCCGGATGCACTCACCTACAATATTGACCCCCTAAAAATTGAAGAGAAGATTACCGGCCGGACGAAATGCATTATGCCGGTGCATTTATACGGACAGAGTTGTGAAATGGATAAGATAATGGATATCGCAAAACGACACGGGTTATATGTGGTGGAGGATAATGCACAATCGCAGGGAGCTGTATGTATGGGTAAAATGACCGGTAGTTTTGGAAACATCAATGCTACCAGTTTTTATCCGGGTAAGAACCTGGGTGCGCTGGGTGATGCCGGGGCTATTACCACCAATGATGCAGCGTTGGCCGGCAGGGCTGAGCTCTTAAGAAATTACGGATCAAAAGAAAAATATTATAATGAAGAGATCGGGTTAAATGCTAGGCTGGATGAATGTCAGGCGGCCATATTGAGTATTAAGTTGAAATACCTGGAGGAATGGAATAAGGAACGAAACCGGATCGCAGGCTGGTATATGGAGCAATTGAAAGAGGTTACCGGAATTATACTTCCGGAAGTAGCAGATAATTGCACCAGCGTATATCATTTGTTTGTGATACGGACAGCAAAACGCAGCAACTTACAAAAATACCTGGCAGAGAATGGGATTGGTACCCTGATACATTACCCGGTTCCGCCCCATCTTCAAAAGGCATATTCATATTTGAATTATAAACCCGGAAGTTTTCCCATTGCAGAGAATATGGCTGCAACATGTTTGAGTTTACCGCTTTATATTGGCCTTAAACTTGATGAAGTGACCTATATTTGTGATACTATAAAGAATTTTTGCTCCAAATAA
- a CDS encoding DegT/DnrJ/EryC1/StrS family aminotransferase, with protein sequence MIPVAKPYLDKDDAQNAYDTILTGWVTQGPRVQEFEEKFAHYVGSKYAVALSNCTTALHLAMIVAGVGPEDEVICPSMSYVATANSIRYVGAKVVFAEVHPETYNLDVEDVRKRITSKTKAILVVHQIGMPADIDAFKALCTEKNLILIEDAACAAGSSYKGKKIGSHSDLVCFSFHPRKVITTGDGGMITTSKEAYRDRIKLLRQHAMSVNDRVRHESNKIIFEDHIELGYNYRMTDIQAAVGIKQLEKLDFIVAERRKIAHQYNEAFKDIETVRLPLEAPGYFSNYQSYSVYLKPECRISRNDLMQAMLDKGISTRRGIVTSHHETAYKEYSQGLSLPVSEDASDRSIILPLYYPMERKDVEYVISVFKSLVV encoded by the coding sequence ATGATTCCTGTTGCCAAACCCTACTTAGACAAAGACGATGCGCAGAACGCTTATGACACCATCTTAACCGGATGGGTGACGCAGGGGCCGCGAGTGCAGGAATTTGAAGAAAAATTTGCGCACTATGTGGGCAGTAAATATGCCGTGGCATTATCCAACTGTACGACCGCGCTTCATCTTGCGATGATAGTGGCCGGCGTTGGACCGGAGGATGAAGTGATTTGCCCGTCCATGAGTTATGTGGCCACGGCGAATTCGATCCGGTATGTGGGCGCTAAAGTGGTTTTTGCGGAAGTGCATCCGGAAACCTATAACCTGGATGTGGAGGATGTGCGGAAAAGAATCACCTCCAAAACCAAAGCGATATTGGTCGTACATCAGATTGGTATGCCCGCCGATATCGACGCCTTTAAGGCATTGTGCACGGAGAAAAACCTGATACTGATAGAAGATGCCGCCTGCGCCGCGGGTTCTTCCTATAAGGGTAAAAAAATCGGCAGCCATTCGGATCTGGTTTGTTTTTCCTTTCATCCGCGCAAGGTGATTACTACGGGTGATGGCGGCATGATTACAACCAGCAAGGAGGCTTACAGGGACCGCATCAAACTGCTGAGACAGCATGCGATGAGTGTGAACGACCGGGTGCGTCACGAATCGAATAAAATTATCTTTGAAGACCATATCGAATTGGGCTACAACTACCGCATGACCGATATTCAGGCGGCAGTTGGCATTAAACAGCTGGAAAAACTGGACTTCATCGTGGCGGAACGCAGAAAAATAGCACATCAGTACAACGAAGCATTTAAAGATATTGAAACCGTAAGATTACCTTTGGAGGCGCCGGGTTATTTCAGCAATTATCAGTCGTACAGTGTCTATTTAAAACCGGAATGCCGCATCAGCCGGAATGACCTGATGCAGGCGATGCTGGATAAGGGAATTTCCACCCGAAGAGGTATCGTCACCTCTCACCACGAAACGGCGTATAAAGAATACAGTCAGGGGTTATCCCTTCCTGTTTCGGAAGATGCCAGCGACAGAAGCATTATCCTTCCCTTGTATTACCCGATGGAACGGAAGGATGTGGAATATGTAATCAGTGTTTTTAAATCATTAGTAGTATAA
- a CDS encoding NAD-dependent epimerase/dehydratase family protein produces the protein MNNKISDATILVTGGAGFVGSYVVEELLQHQPKKIIIIDNLIRGSHYNMQSFISNPVVEFIEGDVRDAALLEKCISGCDYVFHMAALRINACAANQQDGFDVMLQATFNVAEFCKKHAVKKVIYSSSASVYGLAQHFPTPETDNPYNNQTFYGAAKMWGEQLFRSYKFMHGLDYVALRYFNVYGERMDTDGKYTEVMIKWLDCIRDNKQPAIFGDGTDTMDFVHVKDVAHSNILALLADVTDEVFNVGVQRETSLKELLETLLKVNHCQLEPVFKEANSVNPVKKRIADLSKIKTLLGYQPSITLEEGLKALSDWYFNLQEQK, from the coding sequence ATGAACAATAAGATTTCCGATGCCACTATTCTGGTAACAGGAGGAGCCGGATTTGTAGGCTCTTATGTAGTGGAAGAACTGTTGCAGCACCAGCCCAAAAAGATTATCATTATCGACAACCTGATACGGGGTTCGCATTACAATATGCAATCATTCATCAGCAATCCCGTGGTGGAATTTATTGAAGGCGATGTACGGGATGCCGCCTTGCTGGAAAAATGCATCTCCGGCTGCGATTATGTCTTTCACATGGCAGCACTGCGCATCAATGCCTGTGCGGCCAATCAGCAGGATGGTTTTGATGTGATGCTGCAGGCGACGTTTAATGTGGCGGAGTTTTGCAAGAAACATGCCGTTAAAAAGGTGATCTACAGTTCAAGCGCTTCCGTTTACGGGCTGGCACAGCATTTTCCGACACCGGAAACAGATAATCCGTACAATAACCAGACGTTCTACGGAGCGGCAAAAATGTGGGGTGAACAGCTATTCCGTTCCTACAAATTCATGCACGGCCTGGATTACGTCGCTTTGCGTTATTTCAATGTTTACGGGGAACGAATGGATACGGACGGAAAATATACGGAAGTGATGATAAAATGGCTGGACTGCATCCGCGACAACAAGCAGCCGGCCATCTTCGGTGACGGAACCGATACCATGGATTTTGTTCATGTGAAAGATGTGGCGCACAGCAATATCCTGGCATTGCTGGCGGATGTGACGGACGAGGTGTTTAATGTGGGCGTTCAACGGGAAACTTCCCTGAAAGAATTGCTGGAAACCTTACTGAAGGTAAACCACTGTCAGTTGGAACCGGTATTTAAAGAAGCCAACTCCGTTAACCCGGTCAAGAAAAGAATCGCCGATTTAAGTAAAATAAAAACACTGTTAGGCTACCAGCCAAGCATTACACTGGAAGAAGGGCTGAAGGCTCTATCGGACTGGTATTTTAACTTACAAGAACAAAAATAA